One Indicator indicator isolate 239-I01 chromosome 9, UM_Iind_1.1, whole genome shotgun sequence genomic window carries:
- the FBXO48 gene encoding F-box only protein 48 produces the protein MTLAVHHRAAPARRAARFAPKIPAAASPPRRDAAGGGQRDGGGWRGDARRCWALLAAAGLTGGGGGGDGGPEAAGMASERAAGRERGRGGMGAAADFVAVLPPEVSSRIFSDLDVESLCHASVTCKGWHRVIESNEGLWRHHCLSVRAVCQREIDGDRGNGYSWKITLLRNYWKSKVKQEWLSGKYSNIPSQKSLPEKSMYPMDVDTWGEILQAELER, from the exons ATGACGCTTGCGGTACATCACAGGGCCGCGCCGGCTCGGCGAGCGGCGAGATTTGCTCCCAAGATCCCCGCTGCAGCCTCCCCGCCGCGGCGTGACGCAGCGGGCGGAGGGCAGCGAGATGGCGGTGGGTGGAGAGGCGATGCTAGGCGGTGCTGGGCGCTCCTGGCCGCGGCCGGCCTGacaggcggcggcggcggcggcgacgGAGGGCCCGAGGCCGCGGGGATGGCCAGCGAGCGAGCTGCCGGCCGGGAGAGGGGGCGAGGAGGAATGGGAGCCGCGGCCGACTTCGTGGCTGTGCTGCCCCCGGAGGTCAGCTCCCGGATTTTCAGCGACCTGGACGTTGAGAGCCTGTGTCACGCGTCCGTGACGTGCAAGGGCTGGCACCGCGTCATCGAGAGCAACGAGGGCTTGTGGCGGCACCACTGCCTCAGCGTCAGGGCTGTCTGCCAGCGGGAGATCGACGGCGACCGCGGGAACGGCTACTCCTGGAAG ATCACACTACTAAGAAACTACTGGaaaagcaaagtgaagcaaGAATGGCTGAGTGGGAAATACAGCAACATTCCTTCACAAAAAAGCTTGCCTGAGAAAAGTATGTATCCAATGGATGTTGACACATGGGGAGAAATCCTGCAAGCTGAACTGGAGAGATGA